Proteins encoded by one window of Mercenaria mercenaria strain notata chromosome 4, MADL_Memer_1, whole genome shotgun sequence:
- the LOC123552156 gene encoding cytochrome P450 2K4-like, with protein MDSKRGNDQDYSTITTVLIFLLTFLLVYINTRRQKRVPPGPALFPIVGNLPSLVSSDTLGRLNELRKLYGDVFGLYAGRQLLVFLNGYDIIHDALIKKGSQFMERAKPSFDKEQVVHTKGLIFAEGTKWKEGRSFTLAALQDLCYRDKGFIDHLVNVEITGLKEAILKFEHPFDIERYLNSSITNVVFQVVYGHRFDLNDEGLYWLQKTIRTNSEEYMKREVILNCLPFLQQVPGDILGIQNSRDTFSKIMEFLTKYIETLKRKTSHVNCTYVESYLDRIAANKSNGVESTFDEDDMKIAAYHLIVAGSETTASTVRWILLHLIRNPHIQDKMYAEMTKVLGKEPPSVADRKRLPYVQAVVLEGLRISHVAPLAMPHTVHQDTLFRGYIIPEQCTVIPVLSSVLKDPYVWEDPEEFKPERFLNADGSDVIIPEQFIPFSLGPRSCLGETLARIEIFLFTAGLVQNLRFLPEYDGMLPDKNGVLATTLNARTFKMRVVER; from the coding sequence atggaTTCCAAACGCGGAAATGATCAGGATTACAGCACGATTACAACAGTGTTAATATTTTTGCTTACATTTCTGTTAGTTTACATAAACACTAGACGTCAGAAGAGAGTGCCGCCGGGACCAGCATTGTTTCCGATCGTCGGCAATCTTCCGTCGTTGGTTTCATCAGATACATTAGGCAGGTTGAACGAATTAAGAAAACTGTATGGGGACGTATTTGGACTGTACGCTGGTCGTCAACTTTTGGTATTTCTGAATGGATACGATATCATTCATGACGCGCTGATAAAGAAAGGGTCCCAATTTATGGAAAGAGCAAAGCCTTCGTTTGATAAGGAGCAAGTGGTCCATACCAAAGGGCTTATATTTGCCGAGGGAACTAAGTGGAAGGAAGGGAGGAGTTTCACATTAGCAGCATTGCAGGATTTATGTTACCGTGATAAAGGTTTTATTGATCATTTAGTAAATGTTGAGATCACAGGTCTTAAAGAAGCGATACTAAAATTTGAACACCCCTTTGACATTGAAAGATATTTAAACTCAAGCATAACTAATGTTGTTTTTCAAGTTGTCTATGGACACAGATTTGATCTGAATGACGAGGGATTATACTGGTTACAAAAGACAATTAGGACGAATTCAGAAGAATATatgaaaagggaggtaattcttaacTGTCTTCCGTTCTTACAGCAGGTTCCTGGTGACATTTTAGGTATTCAGAATAGTAGAGATACATTTTCAAAGATAATGGAATTTCTAACAAAATACATCgaaactttgaaaagaaaaactagTCATGTCAATTGTACTTACGTAGAGAGTTACCTGGATCGCATTGCTGCCAACAAAAGTAATGGAGTAGAGAGCACATTTGATGAAGACGATATGAAAATAGCTGCATATCATCTTATTGTTGCCGGAAGTGAAACAACTGCGTCCACCGTTAGATGGATATTACTTCATCTCATTAGAAATCCACATATACAGGATAAAATGTATGCGGAAATGACCAAAGTACTCGGAAAAGAACCACCATCAGTTGCAGATAGAAAACGACTTCCATATGTGCAAGCGGTTGTGTTAGAAGGACTCCGAATTTCTCACGTGGCTCCGCTAGCAATGCCTCACACTGTTCATCAAGATACTTTATTTCGGGGATATATTATTCCAGAGCAGTGCACCGTGATTCCAGTCCTAAGCTCAGTTCTAAAGGACCCGTATGTTTGGGAAGATCCAGAAGAATTTAAACCAGAAAGGTTTCTAAACGCTGACGGAAGTGACGTAATAATTCCAGAACAGTTTATCCCATTTTCATTGGGTCCAAGGTCGTGTCTTGGAGAGACATTGGcaagaatagaaatatttctgtttaCTGCTGGACTCGTTCAAAACTTGAGATTTCTGCCTGAATATGATGGCATGCTTCCAGACAAGAATGGGGTGCTTGCAACAACATTGAATGCAAGAACGTTCAAAATGCGGGTTGTAGAACGTTAA